In Micromonospora cremea, the genomic window ACGATTGCATCGGCGCTGGGCGGGTGCGGGTGAGTGCCGTGGGCACTCACCCGCGGACCGGTCAGATCCGGCGCAGGACCGCCACGACCCGACCCATGATGGTGGCGTCGTCACCGGGGATCGGGTCGAAGGCTGGGTTCTGCGGCATCAGCCAGACGTGCCCGTCGCGCCGCCGGTAGGTCTTGACGGTCGCCTCGCCATCGAGCATGGCGGCCACGATCTCGCCCGAGTCGGCGGTGGGCTGCTGCCGGACGACCACCCAGTCGCCGTCGCAGATGGCCGCGTCGAGCATCGAGTCGCCCTTGACCTGGAGCATGAAGACCTCGCCCTCGCCCACCAGCTCGCGGGGGAGGGGGAAGATGTCCTCCACCGCCTGCTCGGCGAGGATCGGCCCACCGGCGGCGATCCGGCCGAGCATCGGCACGTATGCCGGGGTCGGCCGCTGCGCGCGGGACAGCTCGTCGTCGATGGCCTCGCTGGGGGCCCGGACGTCCACCGCGCGCGGCCGGTTGGGGTCGCGGCGCAGGAAGCCCTTCTTTTCCAGCTCCTTGAGCTGGTAGGCGACGCTGGACGGCGACACCAGGCCGACCGCCTCGCCGATCTCCCGGACGCTCGGCGGGTAGCCGTGTCGCTCCACCCAGTTGCGGATGAACTCCAGGATGCGGCGCTGGCGGGCGGTCAGGTCGACCGTCGCCGGGTCGGGGAAGGTGCTGACCACCGGGGTGACCGGGCGCACGGCGGGCTGGCCCGTCCGGCTGCGCGCGGCGCTGCGGCGTCGGGTGGCCGGCGGGCCCGCCTCGGTGATCTGCTGCGGGCTCTTCGGCCGGCTGGCCCGGTCCTCGGTCACGTCCGTCCTCCCTGGTCGGCGCTGGGTGCCTCGTCGGCTCGTGGTGCGTGCGGTGGTGCCACGACGGTGCTGGGGGTGGTGCGTCGCCGGGTGCGGTGAAGATCCATCGCGCCCGGTTGTTCCTGACCGTATAGGTGAGATCGGTCATTTTCAAACATCTGTACGACCTCTCACCGGCGTGTCGGGGTGAAAAACCACTCCTGTCGTACGGATGTTCTGATAAATGGTACGTCGGATAGCACGCGTGTTCGATCCTCGGCCGTTTTCCGGGCTGCTTGGGCCCGCTGGCCGGTAACCGCGGCGGGGGTCCGGCGTTGGGTCTTCCGGCGGAGCGGTGGGTGCGGATGACCGGATGGTCCGTGACGCGCCGGACACGCCCGCCAACTTGACCCGGGTTCGCCAGCGACATACGGTCAACCCCTAGATGTAGTAGTGACACGGGCGTAAGTTGCCTACAGGTTGGGTCCGACTACCGACCGCACTCCCGTAACGTCCACCACGGCGGGCGTCATCTCCGGATGGCACCGTCGTGGCGAGCCGTGCCCGGGAGTGCCCCGGCCCGGCCGTGGTTGATCATGATTAGGAGGTAGGCGATGCGGTGTCCGTACTGCCGGCACGCCGACTCCCGGGTGGTCGACTCGCGGGAGGCCGACGACGGTCAGCTCATCCGGCGGCGACGGTCCTGCCCGGAGTGCGGCAAGCGGTTCACCACCGTCGAGGAGGCGGTCCTCGCGGTCGTCAAGCGCAGCGGGGTGACCGAGCCGTTCAGCCGTACGAAGATCATCGGCGGGGTGCGCAAGGCGTGCCAGGGCCGGCCCGTCGACGAGGACTCGATCGCGCTGCTGGCCCAGAAGGTCGAGGAGACCGTCCGGGCCAAGGGCGCGGCCGAGATCCCCAGCCATGACGTGGGGCTGGCGATCCTGGGCCCTCTGCGGGACCTGGACGAGGTGGCGTACCTGCGGTTCGCCAGCGTCTACCGGTCCTTCGACTCGCTCGCCGACTTCGAGCAGGAGATCGAGACATTGCGGGCCGCCGCCCGCGCCCGGGAGGGCGCGGGTCAGGCCGGGGCGGCGGGGACCGCCGGCCGTACCAACTGAAATGTGTGTTGCTGACAGGTGGAAGCGCGGCGGGTGGCCGCGTGGACGAGGGGGCGGATGAGATGTCGGGGGATGGTGTGACGACAAGCAGGTCACGGAGCAAGGCCAGCGCGAGCGCCGGGCTGAAGATCGAGCGGGTGTGGACGACCGAGGGGGTTCACCCGTACGACGAGGTCACCTGGGAGCGCCGCGACGTCGTGATGACGAACTGGCGGGACGGCTCGATCAACTTCGAGCAGCGCGGGGTGGAGTTCCCGCAGTCGTGGAGCGTCAACGCGGCGAACATCGTGACCACCAAGTACTTCCGGGGCGCGGTGGGGACCCCGGAGCGGGAGTGGTCGCTCCGGCAGCTGATCGACCGGGTGGTCAGCACCTACCGCACCGCCGGTGAGGAGTACGGCTACTTCGCCAGCCCGGCCGACGCCGAGATCTTCGGGCACGAGCTGACCTGGATGCTGCTGCACCAGGTGTTCAGCTTCAACTCGCCGGTCTGGTTCAACGTCGGCACGCCGTCGCCGCAGCAGGTCAGCGCCTGCTTCATCCTGTCCGTCGACGACTCGATGGACTCGATCCTCGACTGGTACAAGGAGGAGGGGCTGATCTTCAAGGGCGGCTCCGGCTCCGGGGTCAACCTGTCCCGCATCCGTTCGTCCCGCGAGCTGCTCTCCTCCGGAGGCAACGCCTCCGGTCCGGTCAGCTTCATGCGCGGCGCGGACGCCTCGGCCGGCACCATCAAGTCCGGCGGCGCCACCCGGCGGGCGGCCAAGATGGTCATCCTCGACGTCGACCACCCGGACATCCAGGAGTTCGTGGTCACCAAGGCGCGCGAGGAGGACAAGATCCGCGCGCTGCGGGACGCCGGGTTCGACATGGACCTGGGCGGCTCCGACATCGTCAGCGTGCAGTACCAGAATGCCAACAACTCGGTCCGGGTCTCCGACGAGTTCATGACGGCGGTGGAGAACGACGGCGGTTTCGACCTGCGGGGTCGGCTCGATGGGGCGACCATCGAGACGGTCGAGGCGAAGAAGCTGTTCCGTTCGATCTCCCAGGCCGCCTGGGAGTGCGCCGACCCGGGCCTGCAGTACGACGACACCATCAACGACTGGCACACCTGCCCGGAGACCGGCCGGATCACCGCGTCGAACCCGTGCTCGGAGTACCTGCACCTGGACAATTCCTCGTGCAACCTGGCCTCGCTCAACCTGATGAAGTTCCTCAAGGCCGACGGCGGCTTCGACGTGGAGAAGTTCGTCAGGTCGGTCGAGTTCGTCATCACCGCGATGGACATCTCGATCTGCTTCGCCGACTTCCCGACGGAGAAGATCGGTGAGACCTCCCGC contains:
- the nrdR gene encoding transcriptional regulator NrdR → MRCPYCRHADSRVVDSREADDGQLIRRRRSCPECGKRFTTVEEAVLAVVKRSGVTEPFSRTKIIGGVRKACQGRPVDEDSIALLAQKVEETVRAKGAAEIPSHDVGLAILGPLRDLDEVAYLRFASVYRSFDSLADFEQEIETLRAAARAREGAGQAGAAGTAGRTN
- the lexA gene encoding transcriptional repressor LexA — its product is MTEDRASRPKSPQQITEAGPPATRRRSAARSRTGQPAVRPVTPVVSTFPDPATVDLTARQRRILEFIRNWVERHGYPPSVREIGEAVGLVSPSSVAYQLKELEKKGFLRRDPNRPRAVDVRAPSEAIDDELSRAQRPTPAYVPMLGRIAAGGPILAEQAVEDIFPLPRELVGEGEVFMLQVKGDSMLDAAICDGDWVVVRQQPTADSGEIVAAMLDGEATVKTYRRRDGHVWLMPQNPAFDPIPGDDATIMGRVVAVLRRI